In Eucalyptus grandis isolate ANBG69807.140 chromosome 4, ASM1654582v1, whole genome shotgun sequence, the following proteins share a genomic window:
- the LOC104441859 gene encoding maspardin: MKGVSSAPGDYVHFKSQVPLHKIPIGVKQWRYYDFGAKVVPPLICLPGTAGTADVYYKQIMSLAMKGYRVISVDIPRVWNHHEWIQAFEKFLDAIDVHHIHLYGTSLGGFLAQLFAQHRPRRVRSLILSNTFLETQSFSAAMPWAPMVSWTPSFLLKRYVLTGIRDGPHEPFIADSVDFVVSQVETLSREDLASRLTLMVDNASVGSLLLADSFITIMDTNDYCATPQNLKDQVSERYPEARRAHLKTGGDFPFLSRPDEVNLHLQLHLRRVGVEAQPDLVRGVKAGTAVSAGDSSNQRGDPVNVSEDNGEKSTPPPSENQSPPAEEVTETSDFEEKQNTDEHPAQETTGTHSFEEKHATEEIWEAESDPLEV, translated from the exons ATGAAAGGCGTCTCTTCGGCGCCCGGCGATTATGTCCACTTCAAGTCTCAGGTCCCTCTGCACAAGATCCcc aTCGGTGTAAAGCAATGGAGATATTACGATTTTGGTGCAAAAGTTGTGCCACCGCTTATTTGTCTTCCTGGCACAGCAGGAACAGCAGATGTCTATTACAAGCAGATCATGTCTTTGGCGATGAAG GGTTATCGGGTGATTTCTGTTGATATTCCACGTGTTTGGAACCATCACGAATGGATTCAGGCATTTGAAAAGTTCTTAGATGCTATCGACGTTCATCAT ATACATCTTTATGGCACCTCTCTGGGAGGCTTTCTAGCACAACTATTCGCTCAGCATCGTCCCAGGCGGGTCAGATCGTTGATTTTATCCAATACATTCTTGGAAACGCAGAGCTTTTCTGCTGCAATGCCGTGGGCTCCAAT GGTTAGCTGGACCCCTTCTTTTTTGCTTAAGCGCTATGTATTAACGGGGATCCGTGATGGCCCTCATGAACCATTCATTGCTGATTCCGTTGACTTTGTCGTCTCTCAG GTTGAGACTCTCTCCAGGGAAGACTTAGCCTCCAGGTTAACCTTGATGGTTGATAATGCTTCAGTTGGATCTCTTCTGCTAGCGGATTCATTTATCACCATCATGGAT ACAAATGACTATTGTGCAACTCCTCAAAACCTCAAAGATCAAGTAAGTGAGAGGTATCCCGAAGCAAGAAGAGCACACCTGAAAACTGGAGGAGACTTTCCATTCCTTTCTCGCCCAGATGAAGTGAACTTACATCTTCAG CTACATCTCAGACGAGTTGGGGTTGAAGCTCAGCCAGACTTGGTTCGAGGAGTCAAGGCTGGGACAGCTGTCAGTGCCGGCGACAGCAGTAATCAACGTGGAGATCCTGTTAATGTTTCCGAGGACAATGGGGAAAAGTCTACTCCACCTCCCTCCGAAAATCAATCACCTCCAGCTGAAGAAGTGACAGAGACTTCTGATtttgaagaaaagcaaaatacaGACGAACATCCAGCTCAGGAGACTACGGGAACTCACAGTTTTGAAGAAAAGCACGCTACGGAGGAAATTTGGGAAGCTGAATCAGACCCACTTGAGGTGTGA